The Deinococcus sp. YIM 134068 genomic interval GGAGGAGGTAGGGCTGGGGCACGAGGGCTGAGGCTCGGGACCGGGCCTCTTCGGAGATGTGAACTTCGAGCGCCCGGCTTCTCACCGAAACGCCCGCCGTCTCAATGAGCCGTAGATTCCGCTCGGCCTGATGCTCCGTCTCCGGGGTAGGGGAGAGGGGTTGATGGGTCAGGAGGCCGGGGGCGCGTTCTTTCGACTCGCCCAGCCGCAGCGGGATTCCGGCGAGCAGGCAGGCCAGCGCGGGCGGGTGCGGCGTCTGGCTGAAGGAGGTCAGAATCACGGCGGCGTCGAACTTCCGCTCACGCAGCATCCCGATCAGCTCCATCTCCCGCGCCGGGTCCGCCCGACCAGTGCCGAGCTGCTGCCACATCGCCCGCCATACCAGAACGTCGTCCACCCAGGGCAGGAGGGGAGCCGCCGCCGCACCGCCCGGACTCGCCATCAGGGTAAGGCGCGACCCCGGCAACGCCTCCTTGAGCGACCGCAGCATGGGGCCAGTCATCACCACGTCGCCGATGTTGTCCAGGCGCATGACGAGGACGTTCCTGACAGTCGCCCACTCGGCGTTCATACCTTCAGGACCTTCGGCGCGTCCACCTCGCGGTTCGGGAGGGTCGTCGGCAATTCCTGATGGTACACGCCCGACGGCATGACCGCGCAGCCGCCAGAGCGGGCCATCACCCGCCACTGGGCCAGCACGTCCTCGCCCGCGTGTTCCTCGGGCAGCTCGCGCCAGAAGCCGAAGGCCCCCGCCGCCTCCAGACACGCGCGGTCGTACAGGACGCAGCCGCCCACCCAGGCGACCTTGTAGACGCGCGTTCGCT includes:
- a CDS encoding glycosyltransferase family 9 protein; this translates as MNAEWATVRNVLVMRLDNIGDVVMTGPMLRSLKEALPGSRLTLMASPGGAAAAPLLPWVDDVLVWRAMWQQLGTGRADPAREMELIGMLRERKFDAAVILTSFSQTPHPPALACLLAGIPLRLGESKERAPGLLTHQPLSPTPETEHQAERNLRLIETAGVSVRSRALEVHISEEARSRASALVPQPYLLLNPFASCSARTYPPSLAGRAARLIAERTGFKVAVTGVDKDRERCRDLLAELGEHGVDLLGRTDLPTFAALIAASRLVLTNNTSALHLADATRTPVLATYSGTDYESQWRPRHAPARLLRRPTPCHPCYAFQCPYDLECLDFSPEEVAGAGLDLLTASHTLAAR